The sequence ATGTGGAGGAGGACAAAGGCAGTGACGAGATTGTAAGCATGGGGTTTGAAAAGGGGCTTGTAAACAAAGTACTGTCTATGGTAGATAAGAGCGAGTATAAGCGCAGACAGTCTCCGCCGGGAATCAAGATCACCCCTAAAGCTTTCGGCAAAGACCGCAGGATGCCGATAACAAATAAATACCGTTAGCGTATTTTCATGCATTATCTTGTTGAATTGATCTTGCTTTCATGTTAATATGCTAGAAATAGCGGGGCAGAGATAAAGAAGCTCGCCTGGCACCTTTAATGATGTAAGGTAGGCTTTTTTTTATTTTTTGTTACTAAATATATTGGGAAATCACGCAAAAGATGATGAACGAGGCTTGTCTTTTATCGGCTGTTTTTGTTCCTGTGGCCGGGGCGTTCTTAACGCCTCTTGCAGCCATGCTTTCGGCCAGGCTCAGGAACTACCTCTCATTAATATTCGTTTCCGTATCCCTATTCTGTTCTATCGCGATGATACCGGCCATCCTGGCCGGCAAAGCAATCACTATAAGCCTCCAACTCCCTATAGGATTTAATTTCATACTTAACGCGGACGGCCTGGCTGTCTTTATGGCCATAGTATCCTCGTTCATAGGGGCTATCATCGTTCTATATTCATTTGGATATATAAGCCATTACCCGAACCAGAACGAATACTACTTTATGGTAGTGCTCTTCCTGGGCTCAATGACGGGCCTCGTCTACTCGGCGAACCTGATACTTTTGTATATATTCTGGGAATTGACCGCCCTTACAAGCTGGAGGCTGATAGGATTTTTCAGGCAAAAACAGCACGTCCTGCGCGCGGATAAAGCTTTCCTGGTGACTGTATTCGGAGCGCTCGCGATGCTATTGGGCTTCATATTTATTTACCAGAAGACCGGCTCATTCGACCTGGCCGTCATTAAAAGCGCGTTAGGGACACTACCGCTGCCCGACATTGCCGTTGCGCTCATACTTATAGGTATACTCTCCAAATCTGCGACATTGCCGTTTCACACATGGCTGCCGGACGCCGGCGTAGCCCCATCCCCGGTAACGGCGCTTCTTCATGCCGCGGTCCTTGTCAAAATAGGCGTATATGTATACGCCAGGCTTTTCATAGCTACATTCGCCATCGGCGATATATGGCATACCATAGTGCCTGCCATAGCTGCGGCAAGCGCACTCGTTTCAGCAGGCGCAGCCCTGATCGAAACGGACATGAAGCGGATAATTGCGTATTCTACGGTCAGCCAGATCGCATTCATATTCCTGGGGTTTAGTGTCGGGAGCTCTATCGGAATAGCCGGGGCGCTCCTTTTCATACTGATGCACGGACTCGCCAAAGGAGGGTTATTCCTCTGCGCCGGTATCGTGGAGCAGAACGCGAAGACAAAAGATATAACAAAGATGGGCGGGTTGATGAGCACCATGCCCGTAACCGCGATCTCTTTTCTGGCCTGCTCTTTCTCTATTATGGGGTTGCCGCCGTTCGGAGGCTTCTTCAGCAAATACCTTGTATTCTCAGGTACGTTAGCATCAAGCCATAATTATATAGCAATGACATTTTTCGTAGGGGCTGTCCTGACAATACTTTATCTATTGAGGATATTCAACATGGTCTTTCTCGGCGAAAGCCGATTGGGAAGCGTAAGGGAAGGGTCGCGCATAATGGTTGTATCCGTCGCGGCTCTTGCAACGCTCTCGCTTCTGGCCGGTATTTACATAAAATACCCGTCCGACTTCGTGCAGATGACCGTAAAACAGATGCTGGGGATGTAGTTTATGGCAGACACTATATTATTGCCGATCCTGATACCGATAATAGCCGGGTTAATAGTCCTGGCAGTACCGGACAGGCTGCGGTGGGTGAAAGAAGCCATCGCTTTAATAGCCGCTTCGGCTAATCTGCTTACCACCATCTTGCTATTTAATGCTAACATGGCCTACATCGCTTCGTGGGCCGGTTTTGGTATAGAGTTCGCGTTAAGGCTTTACCACTTCAGCGCTTTTATCATCCTCGCTGCCGCCGCTTTCGGGTTCCTCGTGATCCTGTATTCAATGGCATTCCTGTCCGGCAAGAAGTACGCGAAACTATTCTACGCATACCTTTTAATAACGCTCGGCTTTATAGCAGGCGCCGTGTTGTCAGACCACCTGGTGTCCATGTTCTTCTTCTGGGAAGGTTCGCTTATCATGCTTTCCGTCTTGATAGCAATAGGGTCAAAGACGGCATTCAAGACCGCCATGAAG is a genomic window of Candidatus Omnitrophota bacterium containing:
- a CDS encoding NAD+ synthase, whose protein sequence is VEEDKGSDEIVSMGFEKGLVNKVLSMVDKSEYKRRQSPPGIKITPKAFGKDRRMPITNKYR
- a CDS encoding NADH-quinone oxidoreductase subunit L, producing the protein MMNEACLLSAVFVPVAGAFLTPLAAMLSARLRNYLSLIFVSVSLFCSIAMIPAILAGKAITISLQLPIGFNFILNADGLAVFMAIVSSFIGAIIVLYSFGYISHYPNQNEYYFMVVLFLGSMTGLVYSANLILLYIFWELTALTSWRLIGFFRQKQHVLRADKAFLVTVFGALAMLLGFIFIYQKTGSFDLAVIKSALGTLPLPDIAVALILIGILSKSATLPFHTWLPDAGVAPSPVTALLHAAVLVKIGVYVYARLFIATFAIGDIWHTIVPAIAAASALVSAGAALIETDMKRIIAYSTVSQIAFIFLGFSVGSSIGIAGALLFILMHGLAKGGLFLCAGIVEQNAKTKDITKMGGLMSTMPVTAISFLACSFSIMGLPPFGGFFSKYLVFSGTLASSHNYIAMTFFVGAVLTILYLLRIFNMVFLGESRLGSVREGSRIMVVSVAALATLSLLAGIYIKYPSDFVQMTVKQMLGM